The nucleotide sequence ATGCGGTTGGAATGTGAGTTCAATTCGCAAACCAGTATAAAAATTACTAAAGATGAATTTAGGGAAACGGTGGCTAAACAATACAAAATGTCCTGGCAAATGTATTCAGCCAGTGCAAAACCACGTATGGCCGTTTTTGTTTCTAAATATGATCATTGCCTTTATGATATTTTAAGCAGGTACAAATCTAACGAGCTAGAGGTAGATATTCCTTTAATTATTAGTAACCATATAGATCTTGAACACGTAGCTCAAAGTTTTGGAATTCCTTTTTATCATATTCCGGTAACAGCCAGGAACAGAGAAAAAGCTGCTGAGAGCCAGCTTGCTTTACTGCAAAAAGAAAAAGTAGATTTTATTGTCCTGGCCAGGTATATGCAAATAATTCCAAAATCTTTAATAGCTGCCTTCCCCAATCGAATTATAAATATTCATCACTCATTTTTACCTGCCTTTGCAGGAGCGAAACCATATCATCTAGCCTATAAACGAGGTGTAAAAATAATTGGAGCGACCAGTCACTATGTTACTGAAGAACTTGACGCCGGCCCTATAATTGAACAGGATATTACTCGTATTTCTCACAGTCATTCAATTAAAGACCTTATTTTAAAAGGTAGGGATTTAGAAAAAATTGTTTTAGCGAAGGGAATCAAATATCACATCGAGAGAAAAACTTTGGTTTTTAACAACAAAACTATAGTCTTCATCTAACAAGTATTTTCGCGGTCAAATCAGCTTAAAACAAAAATGATACATTTGTAAAAAAGCTACGTTATGAAAAAATTATGTCTTGTCCTTAGTATTTTCTTATTTACATCCTGTGCTGAACTTCAGGAAATCGCCAGTCAATATCCGCAAGTTGGCGTTAGCAATACCGAAATAGCTTCAGGTTTACGCCAGGCGTTAGATATGGGGATTGAAAAGCAGGTAACTAAACTTACCGAAGAGAATGGGTTCTACAGCAATGAGTTGGTTAGGATAACCTTGCCTCCAGAATTACAAAAAGTAGATAAAACCCTACGAGATGTTGGTTTAGATGCTTTAGCCGATGAAGGCTTAAAAGTATTGAACAGAGCTGCGGAAGAAGCAGTTAAAGAAGCTACGCCAATTTTTGTAAATGCCGTACAAGAGATCACCTTTAATGATGCCAGAAATATTTTATTAGGCCAGGATAATGCCGCCACTTTATATCTTACCGCTAAAACCGAAGAACCACTTTACAGCAAATTTAATCCTGTAGTGACCAATTCACTCGAAAAAGTTCGTGCCACGCAAGTTTGGAGCAATATTATTAATCGATACAATAGCCTGCCTCTTACCAGCAATGTAAATCCAGACCTTGCAGATTATGTTACCAACCAGGCACTTGAAGGAGTTTACACCATGATCGCGGTTGAAGAAAAAGAGATAAGGGAAAAAGTTTCAGCAAGAACTACTAATCTTTTACAACGAGTTTTCGCCTTACAGGACAGTCAATATTAGGATGAATGATGTATGCTAAAAAATTAGTGAAATCTTCTTGAGAATTCATTTGTCTAATTTTTTTAACATATTATCGAATCAGCTAAATTATTTTACACTAAGATTAACTCAGACTTAGCAATCCTTTGCGGTTGTGCGCCTTATATTTGTACAAAGAAGAAAACAGTTTTATGTTCAAAATCTTTGAGACAAAATCTACAGAAGAATGCCTTTGTGATAAGTACACCCATCTTATGCACAAATCTTATAAATTGGCTCTTACCGATAAAGAGGAAAGTGACCGATTGAATGAGAGAGCACAAAAAATTCTTGATGAGCTTAGAAGAATGAAGTACGATAAAATAGATTATTAATCGCGAAGCGTTTTAAAATAGTCTATTGCTTCTACCAATCGCGATCCATACCAACTAAAATACTCACCATCTACCAGTTTAATTTCAACATTTAAAGTTGAAAAATATTCTTTATGCTTTTCCTTAAAAGGAAATGGTTCAGACGAAAGCAAGATTAAATCAGGATTTTTATCCTTTAATACTTCAAGAGTGGTTTCTGGATATCTTGCTTCCCTGAAGATATTTTCAAACTTATTCAGTTTTAAAAGTTCATCTATAAAAGTGTCTTTCCCAGCAACCATTAAAGGTTTTTTCCAAATAAAATACGCTACTTTTCTAATCGGTTTATTCTGAATTTGTTTCTGAAGAACACCAATCTTATCTCTAATAGAATTCACCATTGTCCCCACCAAAGCTTTTTTTTGAAAGATTTCACCGTATTGATGCATCAAATCAAAAGCATCTTCAATTTTCACAATATCTGAAACGTGTACGGGAGCAATTTCTTCAAGCTCCGCTACCATCTCTTGAGTGTTCTCCTCTTTATTACAGAGAATAATATCAGGATCCAGTGCTTTTATTTTTTCCAGCTTTACTTGTTTTGTGCCACCAACAATGGTTTTGTTCTTCCTAAGATGTTTAGGATGAACGCAGAATTTAGTAATACCCAAAATATTTTCTTCAAGTCCCAGATCAACAAGAAGTTCGGTTTGACTGGGCACTAAAGAGATAATTCGCCTGGGAATGTTTGGAAGAGAAATCTTTCTTTGTAATTGATCTATCACTTCCATGTTAGAATTTTAAAGTTTACTCAACTCTTCTGCCATTTGTTGCTGAAGTACTTCAGCTTTGGCTCCGGCAATTTCAGCAAAATTTGAAGATTCTGAAGCGTAAATAATCTTTCGAGAAGAATTCACCAGTAATCCCACATTTTTTGTCATTCCGTATTTACATACGTCTTCCAGTTTTCCGCCCTGCGCGCCAACACCTGGAACCAAAATAAAGTTTTCAGGAATTATTTCTCGTATTTCTTTTAAGTATTCAGCTTTAGTAGCGCCCACCACATACATTAACCTCTCGGAATTCTTCCATGTTTTAGAAGTTTTCAACACCTTTTTGTAAAGCTCTTCTCCGTCAATTTGCTGCGTTTGAAAATCGAAAGCGCCCTCATTAGAAGTCAAGGCCAATAAAATTGCCTGCCTATTTTCAAACTCCAGAAATGGCTCTACTGAATCTTTCCCCATATAAGGCGCTACAGTTACCGAATCAAATCCAAGATCCTGAAGAAAAGTTTTGGCGTACATCCTGGAAGTATTTCCTATATCACCGCGTTTAGCATCAGCGATAGTATAGATTTCAGGATATTCGTGGTGAAGATAATTTATCGTCTTTTCTAAAGCCTGCCAGCCTTCTACACCGTTAGCTTCATAAAAAGCGATATTCGGCTTATAAGCAACGCAAAATTTATGGGTAGCGTCTATAATCGCTTTATTGAATTCAAAAATAGGATCGTCTTCAGATAATAAATAGGTAGGGATCCTGTCTATATCTACATCTAGTCCCACACATAAAAACGATTTCTTTTTAAAGATCTGTTCAGTTAATTCTTGCGGGGACATAGGTTAGTTTTTTTGTAATTAATATGGTTTAAAATATAAAAAGAAAATTCCGCTTTCGCGGAAAGTAATTCTTAAAATAAAGTATTTGTCATACTTAAAAAAAGAGACCTCCGCCTTAGCGGAGGTGACAGTTTAAAATATATCTGAATTTTCTTTAAGCTTCTCTGTATTTTCTACAAATCGCAATTCGTCCAGTATTTTCTGGATATCCCCATTTATGATATTTGAAAGATCATAAAGGGTAAGATTTATACGGTGATCTGTAACTCTTCCTTGGGAATAATTATAGGTTCTAATTTTCGCACTACGGTCACCACTGGAAACCATAGAGTTTCTTTTGGCGGCATCGGCTTCCTGTTTTTTAGCAAGTTCCATCTCGTATAAACGGGAACGTAATACTCTAAAAGCCTTCTCCTTGTTCTTATGCTGTGATTTTTGATCCTGGCACTGTGCCACCAAACCTGTTGGTTCGTGAGTTAAACGCACGGCAGAATAGGTTGTGTTTACTGATTGCCCACCGGGACCGGAAGAACAGAAATAATCTATTCTTACTTCTTTTGGATCTATCTCTACATCAAATTCTTCAGCTTCAGGTAACACCATTACGGTAGCGGCCGAAGTATGCACACGACCCTGGGTTTCAGTTTGCGGAACACGTTGCACGCGGTGTACACCGGCTTCAAACTTCATTGTTCCATAAACATCTTCACCGGTAACTTCAAAGATCATTTCTTTAAATCCGCCACTTGTACCTTCACTATAATCTACAATATTATGCTTCCAACCTTTGCTTTCAACATATTTAGTATACATTCTATAAAGATCTCCGGCAAAAATACTGGCCTCATCACCACCGGTACCGGCTCTAATTTCAATTACTACGTTTTTGGCATCGTCTGGATCTTTAGGAACCAGCATCATTCTTATCTTCTCTTCCAGCTGCGGCACTTCCTTTTCGGCCTCTTCCAACTGCATTTTGGCCATTTCGGTCATCTCCGCATCACTGCCATCGGCAATAATTTCCTTAGCTTCTTCAATATTGTTGGTAAGCTCCAAATATTTCTCGCGCTCATCCATTAAAGCCCTAAGGTCTTTATATTCTTTATTTAGTTCTATATATCGCTTTTGATCTGCTATCACATCGGGCTGAATAATTAAATCATTCACCTCATCAAAACGCTGCTTTACTATATTAAGCTTCTCGATCATATAATCACTCTGATTTTTAGGAACACAAATTTACGATAAATTGATTGATTTATAAGATTGAAAAAAGAATTGTAAATTGAAATCCTCCAAGAGGACTAAATGATAAGCAAAACCAGAGCGATCTTATATTTTTACCGGCAATTTATTTTGGGGTCTATTTTATTGAATTTCTTTTTCCTGCTTTTCGGAAATCCTGTAGTATTTATCGTGCTATTCAAACTCTTTCTTGGTGCCCTGATATTCTATTTATATAAAACTTCTTATAAACATCAGCTTTACTTTTACCAAAACCTTTCGCTAAGCACAGTAAAGCTTTTTTCCTTCGCCTTTCTCCTGGATTTTATTTTCATCATACTTTCTGCTGAAATTTATTCTCTAATATTATGATCTTCGAAATTGATAACGTTGAGCTTTATTTTGCCGAAAAACAAATCCTGAACGGGGTTTACCTAAAAGCTGAAACAGGAAAGCTAACCGGCATACTGGGAGCTAATGGTTGTGGAAAAAGTAGTTTGCTCAATATTTTCTTCGGAAGTTTACAACCTCGGCACAAACTAATTAGGATTGATAAAAAACCTTATCTAAAGCCACTTTTTAAATACGGAATCGTAATATACTTACCACAGGAAAATTTTATTCCGCCAAAAATGAAACTTGAAACCTGCTTTCAACTTTTTAAGGTAGATATTACAGAATTTTTACAGGTTTTCCCTGAATTTAAAACCTACAAAAGAGCTAAAATGCGTGAACTTTCGGGAGGACAACGGCGTGTTATAGAAATTTACATCTGCTTAAATAGTAGAGCTAAACTTATTCTTTTAGATGAGCCTTTTTCACATCTTTCTCCACTTTATATTGAAAAAATTAAAAACTTAATTCAGGAATTAAAAAAAGAAAAAGCAATAATTCTTACCGATCATATGTACCGGCATATTTTAGATACCAGCGACGAGCTTTACCTGCTAAAAAATGGCAGTACCAAATTGATTAGCCAAACTAGCGAGTTAGAAGATTACAATTATCTTAAAGCAGGAACACTGTATTGAATTCAATTCATCTAAGACAACTACTCAAGTAAAACTTGAGCTTAAACCTCTCTTTGCTCCAAATTATTGTTGTTAGAATCTTCTATAGGTTTTATCCAAAAGAGAAGTAGCAAGCCTAAAGCGAGAATATGGAAAAACCTATCTGGGTAGTAAAATACCGGTACATCCAGGTAGATTGCAATAAAAAAATTAAAATCAGAAAAGGCCAGAAAAAGTGCAGCCAGTAAAAAATAAAAACTTCTTTTATTGCTCACTATATTATTATATGTAAATGCAACACCAACTAATAATATGGTCAATAGCGTGAGCGCTAAATATACGGGATAGAAATAATCGTAAATAAAAGCTTCAGGAACCATAGCTAGCAATTTAAATAATAAATAAATATTAATAGCCACCACGGCAATTCCCAGCATCAATTCAAAAAACTTAAATTTTACAGAACGAATCTTAGGAAAGACAATAAAAATTAATAAAGAGAAAATGAGCGACCTGGCGAGAAATGTTATAAAATTAAAAACCTGAATTTCATAATACACTAACGAGATGTCGCAAAGTAAATAGGACACTAAAACATAGTCCATTTTAGACTTGAAAATTCCGGAGGAAAAACTCCATATTACAAAATAAAGGGAACTTGCTACTCTAAACCATCTACTAATTTCTTCACCTAAAAAATAGATACTGAGTAGATTAATAACAACCCAGAATACTGTAGATATAATTATAAATTGAGAGCTATAGAGATTCCGTGTTTTCGCCAAAAGGATATATTTTTAAAGTTTAAGAAGCACAAATATTTTTTTAAAATATTTGAAAATCAACTAAATAATCCGGTTTTAAGCCCCAACGCCCGAAATAAGTTTAATTCAAAGAAAGACGGATTATAATTTCCGTGTCACAAAAAGTAAGCCATAAGTCTGTTTGAAATTTAAGCTCGAATAGTGAGAATTACAAACAGAAGTTAATATTGAAACTCCCCGAACTCACTTTTTATTGTGAGTTTCTTTTCTACTGAAGCTTCCACCCTACCCACAATTTGCGCGTCTACGTTAAAAGATTTGGAAATCGCAATAACCTCATCAGCAATCTCAGGATTTACATAAAGCTCCATTCGATGTCCCATATTAAAAACCTGGTACATTTCTTTCCAATCGGTTTTACTTTCCTGCTGAATAAGTTTGAAAAGCGGCGGCACATCAAACATATTGTCTTTTACAATATGCAAATTATCTATAAAATGAAGAATTTTGGTTTGTGCACCCCCACTGCAATGCACCATCCCATTAATTTCTTTATTTCCTAATTTAGAAAGTATCTTCTTAATAATTGGCGCGTAAGTTCGGGTTGGCGAAAGCACTAATTTCCCCGCATCTAATGGTGAATTTTCAACCTTATCGGTTAAAGATTTATTACCGGAATAGATCAAGTCTTCAGGAATATCGTTGTCAAAACTTTCGGGATACTTTTCGGCTAAGATCTTAGAAAAAACATCGTGCCGCGCAGAGGTAAGTCCGTTACTACCCATTCCGCCGTTATATTCCTTTTCGTAAGAAGCCTGCCCTGCAGAAGATAAACCAACAATTACATTCCCGGGTTTAATATTTGCATTATCAATTACCTCAGCTTTATTCATCCTGGCGGTTACGGTAGAATCTACAATAATAGTTCTCACCAAGTCACCAACATCGGCAGTTTCACCACCGGTAGAATGAATTTCAACACCAAATTCTTTTAATTCAGCAATCAACTCTTCAGTACCATTTATTATAGCTGAAATCACCTCCCCGGGGATTTTATTTTTGTTGCGACCAATGGTTGAAGAAAGCATAATATTATCTATAGCGCCCACACAAAGCAGGTCGTCTATATTCATAATCAAAGCATCCTGGGCAATTCCTTTCCAAACCGAAAAATCTCCGGTTTCTTTCCAATACATATAAGCAAGGGAAGATTTAGTTCCGGCGCCATCGGCGTGCATAATTAAGCAATGCTCGTTGCTCCCGGTAAGATAATCGGGCACGATTTTACAAAATGCTTTAGGAAATAACCCTTTATCTACATTTTTAATGGCATTGTGCACATCTTCTTTTCCGGCTGAAACTCCACGCTGGGCGTATCTTTTGCTTACTTCCTGACTCATAATTCCTGAATTAAAACCCCAAAGATAAACAGATTAGATTAGTCACTGAAGTATTATAAAATAAAAAAGCGATAGCAAATAATCCGCTACCGCTTTTCAGCCTAAATTATAAAAACATTTTTTTTACTCCCAATCGGGCATAAATGCATTTTCGTACAATAAGGTTCGGTTCTCGTCCACACTACCAGGATTTATTTCTACCGTGTATATATTATTCTGAGAAATACCATCATTAGAAGTATTTACAAAAATAACTTCGGCTTCGTTTGGAGAAAACCTGGGGTCTAAATCGTTTGTTCCATCGGGTTTATTATCACTAATATTTAAAGCTTCCTGGGTGTTTATATTGTAAACAAATAATTGCGAGTTAAGCTGGCGATAATCTTCGCTTTCAAAACCGGAAACATCTCTTGCATATAATACCATATTATTATTAACCGAGAGGTTTAGGCCACCAAGTGCCCCATCTACATTTGAAACAACTGTACTTGTTTTCTGCCCTTCATTGTTTATTAAATAAATAGAAGCATTGTATCCATTAGCATCGTTTACCAATAGTGCCATCCTTGAATTATCATTACTCACATCTACTTCTGTAATAAATTTGCCATTAGGCTCACTATAAATTTGCGTAGTACCATCACCGGTTGCATTTACTCTATAAAGTTTACTAAAATTCGGATAAACAAGGCTTGCACCATCATTGGCCCAGGAAAAATCAACTTTATCTAAATTGAAACCGTTCACAGGTATATTGCTGGTAATTTGTTTTTGGCCCGAGCCATCTAAATTCATCGTAAAAAGATGAGTTTGACTACCAATAGTTCTTAAAAATGCAATTTTATCGGTGCGATGATTTTTTCTAGGCCTAAAACTATTATGATCTGCCGAGGTCAATTGATATTCATTTTCATTAAGATCACGAGAAAAAATTACGTTGTTACCGTTAATTTTCTTTACGTAAGCGATCCTACTTTTAGGAAATTCTAGCGTACTAAAAGTATTCACTTCACTTAACACATCTTCGTTTACACTATCACTAACTCTTACCTGCCAAAAATATTTATAACCATAATTTAGATCATCTACCGTATAAGTAGTGTCGGTTATATTAGAATATGTTTGTACATTATTATTACGGTCGTTTCTAATTTCTAATTGATAATTTAGATCGTCATCGTCCACATTTTCTGAAGTCCAGGTGAATGTGATATTTCGAGAAAGCCCTTCGCTATTATTTTCGGGAGAGACCAGCATTGGAGCTTTAGGAGCAAGGTTATTGGCCGTTTCGGGTTTCATTTCAAAAACTATATTCACCTCACCATCGGGAATTACCTCCACGCCCTGAAATTGAGTAAGTAAGCTATCTTTACGGGCCTGGACAGAGTACTCTGCAGCCGGTACATTTCTTAATTCAAATTCTCCATTTTCATCTGTAAACACTGTGGAGCTAGCAGGATTGGTTGAGATCCTAACATTCTCTATGGGTTCAAAATTTCCTTCGGTTACTACTGTACCGGTAATAGTGCCAATTTGAACATTATCTATAGTTTCTTCACTACAACCCAAAACTACTATCGCTAAAAAAAGCGTGAAAATATATTTTATGCTTTTCATAATTCTTAATTATTATTTTTAGAACCTCCTAAATAGAAATTTACGCCAATACCAAAATTGAAATAATGGTCGTCTCTAGTTCCATTTATTGTATAATCTAATTCGTCACTAAGGGTAATATTATGTGTCCCAAAAGCTTTTATACCCAAATTATCTTTAATTAGATATTCCATTCCGAGACCATATTGAAACTTGAAAAAGTTATTTTTCGCATCAGGTACATCGGTTTCTGAAAGCCTGGTCAAAAATCCAGCACCGGCCTGAGCATATGGAGTCAATCTATCATTGGGTAATAAAGTATAGTTTAAGCCTGCATCAAGCCCTGCAAAGGTTTCGGCAAAAGCTTCTCCGCTATTTAACTCAAATACACTTCCACTTAACTGAAGGGCTAACGAGCGATAAATATCGTTTTTATAATCTATAGTTAATTGAGGTGCTAAATTATTATCAGAAAAATCAGCACTTAATAAAGAGCCTCCTAAACTAACCCCTATGGCGCTACTGTATTTTCTTTCAAAATACTTTCTATTATAAAGTCCTGTTAACTCTTCTTCATCCTTATCACTTCTATACTCGGCAATTAGTTTTTGCGATGCCGCCTCCCCTTCTTTTGGAAGCCATATCTTGTCTTCTATACCTTCTACAATTAACCCCTCAACAGCCTTCTCTATAGCTTCTTTTACAGCTATTTGTACAGGTTCATTTCTAGTGAAACCGGTTTCAGCTTCTAACAAGCGCTGAAAGCTCACATATTTAAATAAACTTGCATCAAGAGCTTGAGAAAGGATAGTTTTAGAAATATATACGTTTTTTAAAATTTTACCGCTAGAAGTAGAAATAGCTCTTAAATAAATAGTCACTCTATCCTGTCTATATTGAGTAGAGGCGCCTACACCAAGGTAACGGGCACCTAAACCACCGGTCATAATATTGGTATCATAAGATACAATTCCACCTTCCAATAATATTCCTGCATATAATAGCGGTGGCAGTTGTGGTTCGTTACTATTTCCTCCCTGGTATTCCTGCCGGGTAGACCTAATAATATTTCTTTCGTTTAATAGATTTCCGATATTTTCTCTTTCAATAGCGGTAAACCAGCCTGAATCTTCCAGAGCTTTTACCAAAATGGAAGTGGCTCCCTGGGTTACTGCGGTACTAAAAGTACTACCCACATCAGAAGGCTTATATTGTCCCGTAAGATCTCTAAAATTATAAACCCCTACCACCACTTTTTCTTCAGGGGCAGGCAATTTTCTTAGCCTTTTGGTCGTCTCCGATATTTCTCCTGCACGAGGAGCTTCAAAATCTACAGGCTGACTCAAATATGAGCCACAGGAAGTGGAAAGACATACCAATACAGCCATGAACGATAATTTGTATAAATTCATAGTTGCTTAATTTGGAATGATTACCTGGGTTTGTTCTCCTGTTTCTGTATCTAGAATATTTATTACCAAACCTTCATTAGATGGGTAAATATCTACCGCCAAACTTCCAAAAGAATAGGTGCCTTCTTCAAGTGCTCCCTGCCCAAATTGATCGGTAAATAATCTTCTGGTAACCTGTCCTAATAATTGCGAATTTAAACTGGAAGTGAACCTTTCTAATTCTGATTGTTGCTCTCTTCCTGAAGTGGCATTGGGATCTTTAAAACTATTTTGTGCCTCGGCCGAACTTAAAAGCCATTGATAGTTGTAAGGATTTCCTCCAAAAGCGGGGTTAGTAGGTCGATAAACTAAATCCTGGGCATTTGATGTAAAAAAACACCCCAGAATAAAGATTAATGATAAAATTGGTTTCATTTATAATAGTTTGGATTAGTATTGCATAATTTGCTGTTTCTGTCTTCTCAAATTCTGAAAATAACGGTTAACTCTTTGCAGGGCTACTCCAGCCATTTCTTCTAGATAATCCAGTTTTGGCCGGGAATAAAATTGAAATACTATTTGATTTTCAATCTTTACCATAATCTTTGTAGTTCGTCCAAAACTTATCATTTCGTCTATTTCAATTATTTTATTCTCTGGATTCTGACTTAACTGGTATTTTTGATAGAAGAAATCATAAAAATCTTTTCCGGGTTTGGTTTTTGTATTTTCAGTAACCAAACCATAAAGTTGAATACCTTCGTTGTCTTTTTTATAAGACAACTTTTCATTTTTAGCAGCCTGGCTCATAGGCTCGTATACCTTTCTGGCTGTACCAAGTAATTTATCTTCCTCATCATAGATAAGCAATAAGATAATGGTTTGCATTTGTGGATTTATGGAAACAGAAGTAGTGGAAAGAGAACTGGTTTCATAAGGCTCTAAAGTAAAGAAGCCTGACTGTGCATTTTTTGATGAATTATTGGAAACTTTAGGATTGGAGGTAATCACAGATAATTCGTACCGTAGCCCATAACTCACATTAGTTTTATTTTGTGCTATTCCCGTAACCTCCAGAATATCGTTTTTATTATCGTTGGTATTAATGATTGCTTCTACCTCAGAATTAAAGTTTTGACCACACAAAAATGCAGGCATACATAAGCATATTATGCAAACAAAAACTTTCATAAACTAAAAGCTTAATTAAAATTTCTCACCACTATAGTCCG is from Salegentibacter mishustinae and encodes:
- a CDS encoding curli production assembly/transport component CsgF, translating into MKPILSLIFILGCFFTSNAQDLVYRPTNPAFGGNPYNYQWLLSSAEAQNSFKDPNATSGREQQSELERFTSSLNSQLLGQVTRRLFTDQFGQGALEEGTYSFGSLAVDIYPSNEGLVINILDTETGEQTQVIIPN
- a CDS encoding CsgG/HfaB family protein: MNLYKLSFMAVLVCLSTSCGSYLSQPVDFEAPRAGEISETTKRLRKLPAPEEKVVVGVYNFRDLTGQYKPSDVGSTFSTAVTQGATSILVKALEDSGWFTAIERENIGNLLNERNIIRSTRQEYQGGNSNEPQLPPLLYAGILLEGGIVSYDTNIMTGGLGARYLGVGASTQYRQDRVTIYLRAISTSSGKILKNVYISKTILSQALDASLFKYVSFQRLLEAETGFTRNEPVQIAVKEAIEKAVEGLIVEGIEDKIWLPKEGEAASQKLIAEYRSDKDEEELTGLYNRKYFERKYSSAIGVSLGGSLLSADFSDNNLAPQLTIDYKNDIYRSLALQLSGSVFELNSGEAFAETFAGLDAGLNYTLLPNDRLTPYAQAGAGFLTRLSETDVPDAKNNFFKFQYGLGMEYLIKDNLGIKAFGTHNITLSDELDYTINGTRDDHYFNFGIGVNFYLGGSKNNN
- a CDS encoding carboxypeptidase regulatory-like domain-containing protein, giving the protein MKSIKYIFTLFLAIVVLGCSEETIDNVQIGTITGTVVTEGNFEPIENVRISTNPASSTVFTDENGEFELRNVPAAEYSVQARKDSLLTQFQGVEVIPDGEVNIVFEMKPETANNLAPKAPMLVSPENNSEGLSRNITFTWTSENVDDDDLNYQLEIRNDRNNNVQTYSNITDTTYTVDDLNYGYKYFWQVRVSDSVNEDVLSEVNTFSTLEFPKSRIAYVKKINGNNVIFSRDLNENEYQLTSADHNSFRPRKNHRTDKIAFLRTIGSQTHLFTMNLDGSGQKQITSNIPVNGFNLDKVDFSWANDGASLVYPNFSKLYRVNATGDGTTQIYSEPNGKFITEVDVSNDNSRMALLVNDANGYNASIYLINNEGQKTSTVVSNVDGALGGLNLSVNNNMVLYARDVSGFESEDYRQLNSQLFVYNINTQEALNISDNKPDGTNDLDPRFSPNEAEVIFVNTSNDGISQNNIYTVEINPGSVDENRTLLYENAFMPDWE
- the pyrF gene encoding orotidine-5'-phosphate decarboxylase, coding for MSPQELTEQIFKKKSFLCVGLDVDIDRIPTYLLSEDDPIFEFNKAIIDATHKFCVAYKPNIAFYEANGVEGWQALEKTINYLHHEYPEIYTIADAKRGDIGNTSRMYAKTFLQDLGFDSVTVAPYMGKDSVEPFLEFENRQAILLALTSNEGAFDFQTQQIDGEELYKKVLKTSKTWKNSERLMYVVGATKAEYLKEIREIIPENFILVPGVGAQGGKLEDVCKYGMTKNVGLLVNSSRKIIYASESSNFAEIAGAKAEVLQQQMAEELSKL
- the purU gene encoding formyltetrahydrofolate deformylase, with the translated sequence MSKITLLIHCPDTSGIIAHVTSFFYKRQGNIIYIDQYVDVENTVFFMRLECEFNSQTSIKITKDEFRETVAKQYKMSWQMYSASAKPRMAVFVSKYDHCLYDILSRYKSNELEVDIPLIISNHIDLEHVAQSFGIPFYHIPVTARNREKAAESQLALLQKEKVDFIVLARYMQIIPKSLIAAFPNRIINIHHSFLPAFAGAKPYHLAYKRGVKIIGATSHYVTEELDAGPIIEQDITRISHSHSIKDLILKGRDLEKIVLAKGIKYHIERKTLVFNNKTIVFI
- a CDS encoding DUF4197 domain-containing protein; this encodes MKKLCLVLSIFLFTSCAELQEIASQYPQVGVSNTEIASGLRQALDMGIEKQVTKLTEENGFYSNELVRITLPPELQKVDKTLRDVGLDALADEGLKVLNRAAEEAVKEATPIFVNAVQEITFNDARNILLGQDNAATLYLTAKTEEPLYSKFNPVVTNSLEKVRATQVWSNIINRYNSLPLTSNVNPDLADYVTNQALEGVYTMIAVEEKEIREKVSARTTNLLQRVFALQDSQY
- a CDS encoding ABC transporter substrate-binding protein, which codes for MEVIDQLQRKISLPNIPRRIISLVPSQTELLVDLGLEENILGITKFCVHPKHLRKNKTIVGGTKQVKLEKIKALDPDIILCNKEENTQEMVAELEEIAPVHVSDIVKIEDAFDLMHQYGEIFQKKALVGTMVNSIRDKIGVLQKQIQNKPIRKVAYFIWKKPLMVAGKDTFIDELLKLNKFENIFREARYPETTLEVLKDKNPDLILLSSEPFPFKEKHKEYFSTLNVEIKLVDGEYFSWYGSRLVEAIDYFKTLRD
- a CDS encoding Lacal_2735 family protein, giving the protein MFKIFETKSTEECLCDKYTHLMHKSYKLALTDKEESDRLNERAQKILDELRRMKYDKIDY
- a CDS encoding ATP-binding cassette domain-containing protein, coding for MIFEIDNVELYFAEKQILNGVYLKAETGKLTGILGANGCGKSSLLNIFFGSLQPRHKLIRIDKKPYLKPLFKYGIVIYLPQENFIPPKMKLETCFQLFKVDITEFLQVFPEFKTYKRAKMRELSGGQRRVIEIYICLNSRAKLILLDEPFSHLSPLYIEKIKNLIQELKKEKAIILTDHMYRHILDTSDELYLLKNGSTKLISQTSELEDYNYLKAGTLY
- the prfA gene encoding peptide chain release factor 1; translated protein: MIEKLNIVKQRFDEVNDLIIQPDVIADQKRYIELNKEYKDLRALMDEREKYLELTNNIEEAKEIIADGSDAEMTEMAKMQLEEAEKEVPQLEEKIRMMLVPKDPDDAKNVVIEIRAGTGGDEASIFAGDLYRMYTKYVESKGWKHNIVDYSEGTSGGFKEMIFEVTGEDVYGTMKFEAGVHRVQRVPQTETQGRVHTSAATVMVLPEAEEFDVEIDPKEVRIDYFCSSGPGGQSVNTTYSAVRLTHEPTGLVAQCQDQKSQHKNKEKAFRVLRSRLYEMELAKKQEADAAKRNSMVSSGDRSAKIRTYNYSQGRVTDHRINLTLYDLSNIINGDIQKILDELRFVENTEKLKENSDIF
- a CDS encoding AIR synthase related protein; its protein translation is MSQEVSKRYAQRGVSAGKEDVHNAIKNVDKGLFPKAFCKIVPDYLTGSNEHCLIMHADGAGTKSSLAYMYWKETGDFSVWKGIAQDALIMNIDDLLCVGAIDNIMLSSTIGRNKNKIPGEVISAIINGTEELIAELKEFGVEIHSTGGETADVGDLVRTIIVDSTVTARMNKAEVIDNANIKPGNVIVGLSSAGQASYEKEYNGGMGSNGLTSARHDVFSKILAEKYPESFDNDIPEDLIYSGNKSLTDKVENSPLDAGKLVLSPTRTYAPIIKKILSKLGNKEINGMVHCSGGAQTKILHFIDNLHIVKDNMFDVPPLFKLIQQESKTDWKEMYQVFNMGHRMELYVNPEIADEVIAISKSFNVDAQIVGRVEASVEKKLTIKSEFGEFQY